In a single window of the Platichthys flesus chromosome 5, fPlaFle2.1, whole genome shotgun sequence genome:
- the ogal gene encoding protein O-GlcNAcase isoform X2 translates to MATSRRARGQEGRFISGVVEGFYGRPWTMEQRTELFKREQRWGLNTYLYAPKDDYKHRMYWRDMYSAAEAEQLVALISAAKQHGVDFIYAISPGLDITFSSPREVAFLKRKLDQVKGFGCRSFSLLFDDIEAEMCPADKEAFSSFAHAQVAVTNEVYQHLGEPDTFLFCPTDYCARFCKPNVSQSSYLHTVGEKLLPGVDILWTGPKVVSHKISVESIEEVSSVLKRAPVIWDNIHANDYDPQRLFLGPFKDRPTELIPKLRGVLTNPNCEFYPNFVAIHTLATWCKATADEGPRDVEMDDVEQDPCYSPHKALTLALTDWLQEFLSTDQPGGPRCPLAHLKKATDEEPMQTDKGDSSYVPGPGENPLYTAEPLTLDDLKLLSDLFYLPYEHGSTARTMLQQLDWLTNNSRAATAETDQTAEWCSRAQQFDDMCEAVVQMFNRLSNAPNRRILYDLYNYICDIKSGVGLARAYVKTLGGRGRPSAQLLNEEPEPWDFRGGLSGEFQRMLPGHGNRDLFRHPPMTAVYCIRPYCPEDKVAVQMIFREMQKAGEGKVPPMTQPPLICDSLSTGDISPSPQCALVLEDEIGMCGYALALTDAKSAAAKIQRATSDTVFQEFPSLITMQMLPRVTDPSPAKRMIGQLLSSIRSTGSRGAFCELRLSDRRMLDFYTELGSFKPVKVTSLPQDILAMATSL, encoded by the exons ATGGCGACATCCCGCAGAGCCAGGGGCCAGGAGGGACGCTTCATCTCCGGAGTGGTGGAAG GTTTTTATGGTCGACCGTGGACTATGGAGCAAAGAACAGAGCTCTttaaaag GGAGCAGAGGTGGGGTCTGAACACGTACCTGTACGCCCCCAAGGACGACTACAAACACAGGATGTACTGGAGAGACATGTACTCTGCGGCGGAGGCCG AACAACTCGTGGCCTTGATTTCAGCAGCGAAGCAGCACGGTGTCGATTTCATCTACGCTATCTCTCCAGGTCTGGATATTACGTTTTCCAGCCCCAGAGAAGTCGCTTTCCTGAAGAGGAAATTAGATCAG GTGAAGGGGTTTGGCTGCAGGTCCTTCTCTTTGCTGTTTGACGACATTGAAGCCGAGATGTGTCCGGCCGATAAAGAGGCGTTCAGCTCCTTCGCCCACGCTCAGGTGGCCGTCACTAATGAGGTGTACCAGCACCTGGGGGAACCCGACACCTTCCTCTTCTGTCCGACAG ATTACTGTGCAAGATTTTGCAAGCCCAACGTGTCCCAGTCGTCTTACCTGCACACTGtgggagagaagctgctgcctgGTGTGGACATACTGTGGACTG gtCCTAAAGTGGTGTCTCACAAAATCTCAGTTGAGTCCATAGAAGAGGTGTCTTCTGTCCTGAAGAGGGCGCCAGTCATCTGGGACAACATCCACGCAAACGATTACGATCCCCAAAGACTTTTCCTTGGGCCCTTTAAG GACCGACCCACTGAGCTGATTCCCAAACTGAGAGGAGTGCTCACCAATCCTAACTGCGAGTTCTACCCGAACTTTGTGGCTATCCACACATTGGCGACATGGTGCAAAGCAACCGCTGATGAAGGACCCAGGGATGTGGAAATGG ACGATGTGGAGCAGGACCCCTGCTACAGCCCCCACAAAGCCCTGACCCTGGCCCTCACTGACTGGCTGCAGGAGTTCCTGAGCACGGATCAACCTGGAG GCCCGCGTTGTCCTCTAGCTCATCTGAAGAAGGCAACCGATGAGGAGCCCATGCAGACAGACAAGGGAGACAGCTCCTATGTTCCTGGACCTGGAGAGAACCCGCTGTACACAGCAGAACCTCTGACCCTGGACgacctgaagctgctgtcagacctCTTCTACCTGCCGTACGAGCACGGGAGCACAGCCAGGACCATGCTCCAGCAGCTGGACTGGCTCACAAACAACAGCCGCGCTGCAACTGCCGAGACAGACCAG ACAGCGGAGTGGTGCTCACGAGCGCAGCAGTTTGATGACATGTGTGAAGCGGTGGTGCAGATGTTTAACCGCCTGTCAAACGCCCCCAACCGCAGAATTCTGTACGACCTCTACAACTACATCTGTGACATTAAGAGTGGAGTTGGACTGGCCCGAGCCTATGTGAAAACACTGG GAGGACGGGGGCGACCCTCCGCCCAGCTTCTGAATGAAGAACCTGAACCCTGGGACTTCAGAGGAGGACTCTCCGGAGAGTTCCAG AGAATGCTGCCCGGACATGGTAACAGGGACCTGTTCAGACATCCTCCCATGACGGCAGTATACTGCATACGACCATACTGCCCTGAGGACAAG GTGGCGGTGCAGATGATTTTCAGAGAGATGCAGAAAGCAGGAGAGGGCAAAGTTCCCCCGATGACACAGCCACCACTTATCTGTGATAG CTTGTCAACAGGTGACATCTCCCCTTCACCTCAGTGTGCTCTCGTCCTGGAGGATGAGATCGGAATGTGCGGTTACGCACTGGCACTCACTGATGCCAAATCGGCTGCAGCCAAGATTCAG AGGGCAACAAGTGACACAGTGTTTCAGGAGTTCCCATCCTTGATCACTATGCAAATGCTGCCTCGGGTCACTGACCCCTCTCCAGCCAAGCGTATGATTGGTCAGCTATTGTCCTCCATCAGGAGCACTG GTTCCAGAGGAGCGTTCTGTGAGTTGAGGCTCAGCGATCGGAGGATGCTCGACTTCTACACTGAACTTGGATCCTTCAAACCCGTTAAAGTGACCAGTCTTCCTCAAGACATCCTCGCCATGGCAACAAGCCTGTGA
- the LOC133953457 gene encoding mucin-2-like: MWCSKMAARWMGREAELNADGSDFLTHSFHHESLLSRGDVDAMDSQSCTDQSILSIFDDPTVTTEDKSGVEEESESLLSALTEMLDSVGDDEGTLSPFDVLPDTKLLSHQRCRDNPVVVSLRPTARPTSPKVTFSIKTDGKTEDESNIQLLTQQSQISLKSKSKAENEVEIFTSTSLVNLVRLMHPYCLKLYVEEGSKARKDHTLFSQEEVWRYERPTEGSDEEINVVSDDEEPVKGEREDKREDGKLLKSVLLNGKRAPPSRERKRVSFAPVQVTSFKEPVEKGLIETNRTSGKTTETVSVPFKSSKAIENLAGSTLEPQTVASAEMNSDEANVVPPKGETKAKSLSLQQYRQLRQKRQPLVEKQGGNTTKWPSVSEPPKELSPIFNLHGQSQSTCGPKTRSSTDHLHKPGFKTVSHHAALSKRPSEAKPSSHLHHRGLKRTRPESKTISPASPLPVNTTYPNGKVPESTRSPAKKPTLISIDPPNPVFVTLRVSQTAPPSTAPSSSEAKVGFHSTDSDLHCTTHKNQKETSAATLERQPSSSEPKPRVLFLSQDGTARLQEFKNNFTRIVSDPSSAPLSLSQTEPASECHKPQPPTPGTTKQTELEPKTPQAPSEDTERQIKCPSSTPDSALPPSQIDILTAIKKKVPEISQETCSPEETPPSPQVGCRAQSAASDSVIEAPDLTSLLEQFEETQAKEDRVCENQPDLISTTPPPNLSTDGCMQPDRNPPVGPESRLLPTPAVEALEPLSNSESSRTLKPLRNHQQLQTSERVDIPEPLGTEIILRTQEQPARRKNPPSKAIQIIEPRPLPSRKTHISTSEAPAAHTSAHMYLIVCSDHDYCGSVDPLVTSAAQPNRVRPSSLKDISEITHELQVTPHDSGAAAESKTQTSTGQTKPVSQHNSEQRTKGSETNPCTDKALQLSDGGASEEQVAPYTLPTPPPSPPDRGRDKRRYMRQSPHSDSSSSSCRSSSSSSSSSSSSTSRSPKRQRLHPRRSESSSCSSSPGRSISHSPPRRYRLSYSRSRCSRSRSRSWSQSRSPSRSRSPSLQICRRQWKDVYSSRESRSLRREHEIRIQKLKAIDERRVVYVGRIRRSMTQEELTERFSQLGEVECVSLHFRERGDHYGFVTFYNMEAAFAAIENGGKLRKPDELPFDICFGGRRQFCNSNYSDLDANRDADPSPARSRLEDLDFDSLLKQAQKGLKR; encoded by the exons ATGTGGTGCAGCAAGATGGCGGCGCGGTGGATGGGGAGAGAAGCGGAATTAAACGCCGACGGTAGCGACTTCCTGACCCACAGCTTTCACCACGAG TCGCTCCTGAGCAGAGGTGATGTTGACGCCATGGACTCACAGTCCTGTACGGATCAATCCATCCTGTCCATTTTTGACGACCCCACAGTCACAACTGAG GATAAGAGtggagtggaggaagagagcgagTCCTTGCTGTCGGCCCTAACTGAGATGCTGGACAGCGTGGGGGATGACGAGGGGACTCTATCTCCCTTTGATGTTCTGCCTGACACTAAGCTCCTCTCCCACCAGAGGTGCAGGGACAACCCAGTG GTCGTATCACTCAGACCTACAGCAAGACCCACATCACCAAAGGTAACCTTCTCTATAAAGACGGATGGAAAAACGGAAGATGAGAGCAATATTCAGCTGCTCACACAACAGAGTCAAATATCGTTAAAGTCCAAGTCAAAAGCAGAGAATGAAGTCGAgatcttcacctccacctctttGGTCAACCTGGTGAGGCTCATGCACCCCTACTGTCTGAAGCTGTACGTGGAGGAGGGGAGTAAAGCGAGGAAAGACCACACGTTGTTCTCCCAAGAGGAGGTGTGGCGGTACGAGAGGCCCACCGAAGGGAGCGACGAAGAGATAAATGTGGTGTCTGACGATGAGGAGCCTgtgaaaggggagagagaggacaaaagaGAGGATGGGAAACTCCTGAAGAGTGTGTTGCTGAATGGAAAGAGAGCGCCACCatccagagagaggaaaagagtgaGCTTCGCCCCCGTTCAAGTGACTTCTTTTAAGGAGCCAGTGGAGAAGGGACTGATTGAGACAAATCGAACAAGTGGGAAAACAACTGAGACTGTGTCTGTTCCATTCAAAAGCAGTAAAGCAATTGAAAACTTAGCAGGATCCACACTTGAACCTCAGACAGTGGCGTCTGCAGAAATGAACAGTGACGAGGCAAACGTGGTGCCACCTAAAGGTGAGACGAAGGCCAAATCACTGAGCCTCCAGCAGTACAGACAGCTGCGTCAGAAGAGACAGCCCCTGGTGGAGAAACAGGGAGGCAACACAACCAAGTGGCCCTCGGTTTCTGAGCCCCCCAAGGAGTTGAGCCCCATCTTCAATTTACATGGACAAAGTCAAAGCACCTGTGGACCAAAGACCAGGAGCAGCACTGATCATCTGCATAAACCTGGCTTCAAGACTGTATCCCATCATGCAGCTCTGTCGAAGAGGCCCTCAGAGGCAAAACCATCCTCTCATCTACATCACAGAGGATTAAAGCGCACGAGACCTGAATCCAAAACCATCTCGCCTGCCAGTCCACTGCCAGTCAACACGACTTACCCAAATGGGAAGGTGCCTGAAAGCACAAGAAGTCCGGCAAAGAAACCAACATTGATTAGTATTGATCCACCCAATCCTGTCTTCGTTACCCTGCGGGTTAGCCAAACAGCACCCCCATCCactgccccctcctcctcagaggCCAAAGTGGGTTTCCACAGCACCGACTCCGACCTCCACTGCACCACTCacaaaaaccaaaaagaaacCTCAGCGGCAACTCTTGAAAGACAACCATCCTCTTCAGAGCCAAAGCCCCGGGTGTTGTTCTTAAGCCAGGACGGCACCGCGCGGCTTCAggaatttaaaaacaactttaccCGGATCGTTTCAGATCCCTCCTCTGCACCTCTATCACTATCACAAACCGAACCTGCCTCAGAGTGCCACAAACCACAGCCACCAACACCCGGTACGACTAAACAAACCGAGCTGGAACCAAAGACTCCTCAGGCACCAAGTGAAGACACAGAGAGGCAAATAAAGTGTCCCTCCTCCACGCCAGACTCCGCTCTGCCCCCCTCTCAAATAGATATTCTCACAGCTATAAAGAAGAAGGTACCAGAGATATCCCAGGAGACCTGTTCTCCAGAGGAAACTCCACCCTCGCCTCAGGTTGGCTGCAGAGCGCAGAGTGCTGCTTCCGACTCAG TGATTGAAGCCCCTGATCTGACCAGTCTGCTGGAACAGTTCGAGGAAACACAAG CTAAAGAGGACAGAGTTTGTGAGAACCAGCCCGATCTCATCAGCACTACTCCACCTCCCAACCTGTCAACAGATGGATGCATGCAGCCGGACAGAAACCCGCCTGTAGGACCAGAATCCAGATTACTCCCCACCCCCGCTGTGGAAGCACTTGAACCTTTAAGTAATTCCGAATCCTCCAGGACTCTGAAACCCCTCAGGAATCATCAACAACTCCAGACCTCGGAACGCGTGGACATCCCTGAGCCCCTCGGCACGGAAATCATCCTCAGAACTCAGGAGCAACCTGCAAGACGCAAAAATCCTCCATCTAAGGCCATTCAGATCATAGAGCCGCGTCCTCTGCCGTCCAGGAAGACTCACATCAGCACATCAGAGGCCCCTGCTGCTCACACCTCCGCTCACATGTATTTAATTGTATGCTCTGATCACGATTACTGTGGCTCTGTGGATCCTTTAGTAACAAGTGCTGCTCAGCCTAACAGAGTTAGGCCCTCTTCACTCAAGGATATTTCTGAAATAACTCATGAATTGCAGGTGACTCCTCACGActcaggtgctgctgctgaatcaAAAACACAGACCTCGACTGGACAAACCAAACCGGTGTCGCAGCATAACTCTGAGCAACGCACCAAAGGTTCAGAAACAAACCCATGTACAGACAAAGCTCTGCAGCTTTCAGATGGTGGTGCAAGTGAAGAGCAGGTGGCCCCATACACCCTCCCTACACCTCCACCCAGTCCTCCCGACAGAGGAAGGGACAAGAGGAGATATATGAGACAGTCACCCCATTCtgactccagctccagctcatgtcgttcctcctcctcctcctcgtcttcctcctccagctctacatctcGCTCTCCAAAGAGACAGAG GCTCCATCCCCGGCGTTCAGAGAGCAGTTCGTGTTCATCGTCGCCCGGCCGATCCATTTCTCACTCACCGCCTCGCCGCTACAGGCTGTCTTACTCCAGATCGAGATGCAGCAGGTCAAGATCTAGATCGTGGTCCCAGTCCAGGTCCCCATCCAGATCCCGATCACCATCCCTGCAGATTTGTAGAAGGCAGTGGAAAGATGTTTACAG cagcagagagtccaggagTCTGAGGAGGGAGCACGAGATCAGAATCCAGAAACTTAAAGCCATA GACGAGCGCAGGGTGGTGTACGTCGGCCGTATCCGCAGGTCGATGACACAAGAAGAACTGACAGAGCGCTTCTCTCAGTTAGGagaggtggagtgtgtgtcGCTTCACTTCAGAGAAAGAGG CGACCACTACGGCTTTGTGACGTTCTACAACATGGAAGCTGCCTTTGCAGCCATTGAGAACGGCGGCAAACTACGGAAGCCTGATGAGCTGCCGTTTGACATCTGCTTCGGTGGAAGAAGACAGTTCTGTAATTCAAACTACTCTGATCTAG acGCGAACAGAGACGCAGACCCGTCTCCTGCCAGGAGCAGGCTTGAGGACCTGGACTTTGACTCGTTGCTGAAACAGGCCCAGAAAGGATTGAAGAGATAG
- the ogal gene encoding protein O-GlcNAcase isoform X1, whose protein sequence is MATSRRARGQEGRFISGVVEGFYGRPWTMEQRTELFKREQRWGLNTYLYAPKDDYKHRMYWRDMYSAAEAEQLVALISAAKQHGVDFIYAISPGLDITFSSPREVAFLKRKLDQVKGFGCRSFSLLFDDIEAEMCPADKEAFSSFAHAQVAVTNEVYQHLGEPDTFLFCPTDYCARFCKPNVSQSSYLHTVGEKLLPGVDILWTGPKVVSHKISVESIEEVSSVLKRAPVIWDNIHANDYDPQRLFLGPFKDRPTELIPKLRGVLTNPNCEFYPNFVAIHTLATWCKATADEGPRDVEMADDVEQDPCYSPHKALTLALTDWLQEFLSTDQPGGPRCPLAHLKKATDEEPMQTDKGDSSYVPGPGENPLYTAEPLTLDDLKLLSDLFYLPYEHGSTARTMLQQLDWLTNNSRAATAETDQTAEWCSRAQQFDDMCEAVVQMFNRLSNAPNRRILYDLYNYICDIKSGVGLARAYVKTLGGRGRPSAQLLNEEPEPWDFRGGLSGEFQRMLPGHGNRDLFRHPPMTAVYCIRPYCPEDKVAVQMIFREMQKAGEGKVPPMTQPPLICDSLSTGDISPSPQCALVLEDEIGMCGYALALTDAKSAAAKIQRATSDTVFQEFPSLITMQMLPRVTDPSPAKRMIGQLLSSIRSTGSRGAFCELRLSDRRMLDFYTELGSFKPVKVTSLPQDILAMATSL, encoded by the exons ATGGCGACATCCCGCAGAGCCAGGGGCCAGGAGGGACGCTTCATCTCCGGAGTGGTGGAAG GTTTTTATGGTCGACCGTGGACTATGGAGCAAAGAACAGAGCTCTttaaaag GGAGCAGAGGTGGGGTCTGAACACGTACCTGTACGCCCCCAAGGACGACTACAAACACAGGATGTACTGGAGAGACATGTACTCTGCGGCGGAGGCCG AACAACTCGTGGCCTTGATTTCAGCAGCGAAGCAGCACGGTGTCGATTTCATCTACGCTATCTCTCCAGGTCTGGATATTACGTTTTCCAGCCCCAGAGAAGTCGCTTTCCTGAAGAGGAAATTAGATCAG GTGAAGGGGTTTGGCTGCAGGTCCTTCTCTTTGCTGTTTGACGACATTGAAGCCGAGATGTGTCCGGCCGATAAAGAGGCGTTCAGCTCCTTCGCCCACGCTCAGGTGGCCGTCACTAATGAGGTGTACCAGCACCTGGGGGAACCCGACACCTTCCTCTTCTGTCCGACAG ATTACTGTGCAAGATTTTGCAAGCCCAACGTGTCCCAGTCGTCTTACCTGCACACTGtgggagagaagctgctgcctgGTGTGGACATACTGTGGACTG gtCCTAAAGTGGTGTCTCACAAAATCTCAGTTGAGTCCATAGAAGAGGTGTCTTCTGTCCTGAAGAGGGCGCCAGTCATCTGGGACAACATCCACGCAAACGATTACGATCCCCAAAGACTTTTCCTTGGGCCCTTTAAG GACCGACCCACTGAGCTGATTCCCAAACTGAGAGGAGTGCTCACCAATCCTAACTGCGAGTTCTACCCGAACTTTGTGGCTATCCACACATTGGCGACATGGTGCAAAGCAACCGCTGATGAAGGACCCAGGGATGTGGAAATGG CAGACGATGTGGAGCAGGACCCCTGCTACAGCCCCCACAAAGCCCTGACCCTGGCCCTCACTGACTGGCTGCAGGAGTTCCTGAGCACGGATCAACCTGGAG GCCCGCGTTGTCCTCTAGCTCATCTGAAGAAGGCAACCGATGAGGAGCCCATGCAGACAGACAAGGGAGACAGCTCCTATGTTCCTGGACCTGGAGAGAACCCGCTGTACACAGCAGAACCTCTGACCCTGGACgacctgaagctgctgtcagacctCTTCTACCTGCCGTACGAGCACGGGAGCACAGCCAGGACCATGCTCCAGCAGCTGGACTGGCTCACAAACAACAGCCGCGCTGCAACTGCCGAGACAGACCAG ACAGCGGAGTGGTGCTCACGAGCGCAGCAGTTTGATGACATGTGTGAAGCGGTGGTGCAGATGTTTAACCGCCTGTCAAACGCCCCCAACCGCAGAATTCTGTACGACCTCTACAACTACATCTGTGACATTAAGAGTGGAGTTGGACTGGCCCGAGCCTATGTGAAAACACTGG GAGGACGGGGGCGACCCTCCGCCCAGCTTCTGAATGAAGAACCTGAACCCTGGGACTTCAGAGGAGGACTCTCCGGAGAGTTCCAG AGAATGCTGCCCGGACATGGTAACAGGGACCTGTTCAGACATCCTCCCATGACGGCAGTATACTGCATACGACCATACTGCCCTGAGGACAAG GTGGCGGTGCAGATGATTTTCAGAGAGATGCAGAAAGCAGGAGAGGGCAAAGTTCCCCCGATGACACAGCCACCACTTATCTGTGATAG CTTGTCAACAGGTGACATCTCCCCTTCACCTCAGTGTGCTCTCGTCCTGGAGGATGAGATCGGAATGTGCGGTTACGCACTGGCACTCACTGATGCCAAATCGGCTGCAGCCAAGATTCAG AGGGCAACAAGTGACACAGTGTTTCAGGAGTTCCCATCCTTGATCACTATGCAAATGCTGCCTCGGGTCACTGACCCCTCTCCAGCCAAGCGTATGATTGGTCAGCTATTGTCCTCCATCAGGAGCACTG GTTCCAGAGGAGCGTTCTGTGAGTTGAGGCTCAGCGATCGGAGGATGCTCGACTTCTACACTGAACTTGGATCCTTCAAACCCGTTAAAGTGACCAGTCTTCCTCAAGACATCCTCGCCATGGCAACAAGCCTGTGA